CGACGGCGAAGTCCTCCATCGAAACGTAGCTGTCGCCGTCCTCGTCGGCGACGAGTTCGCCCTCGGCGGTGCGGTACTCGCCGGTGCGCTCGCCGGGCTCGATTATCGCGGCCGGCGCCAGATACGTCCAGTCGATGTCGTCGGCCTCGGCGAGGTCCTCGTAGGCATCGATCGCCGAGCGAGCCAGCCCCTCCCACTCGTCGGGGAACTCGTCGGTCTCGACCAGCCGGGTGTCCGGGCCGACCGAGAGGCCGCCCGCACCACCGGTCCAGACGAGGCGGTCGACCGACGCTCGGCGCATCCCCTCGACCACCGCGTCCATCATCTCCACGAGTACCGCCGGGTCCTCTCCCTCACCCGGCCCGAGCGCGCTGGCGACGGCGTCGTGGCCGGTCGCCAGCCGCGCCACCGCGTCGGGGTCGCTCGCGTCGCCAGCCACGGCGACGAACGACGGGTCCTCGA
This DNA window, taken from Halosimplex litoreum, encodes the following:
- a CDS encoding NAD(P)-dependent oxidoreductase; translation: MHVLLLGASGRIGRRVATELLDRGHEVTGVSRSGTVEGVEDPSFVAVAGDASDPDAVARLATGHDAVASALGPGEGEDPAVLVEMMDAVVEGMRRASVDRLVWTGGAGGLSVGPDTRLVETDEFPDEWEGLARSAIDAYEDLAEADDIDWTYLAPAAIIEPGERTGEYRTAEGELVADEDGDSYVSMEDFAVALADVLESGEAVHTYLGTGY